The DNA segment CGATATCTATTTTCTTCAGCGCAACCGGATGCAGACACTCCTCCTTGACCGTTTCAAAAAATTCCCGGGTGACCCCGGGCTCTGTCGGCTCCTTGGCAATCATCCCCTCAAGGACCTGCAGGGAGATAATATCGGCAAGATGGGCATAGGTAAGATATGCACCGTCCCAGAAGGTCCGGAAGAACATAACGGTTGTTTCCACCGGATGGGGCGACAGGACCGGCCGCACCTCCAGGCCGTTGATGTTGTTCCAGACCCCGAGTTCCAGATCGTGGACATCAAAATAGGTGTAAAAATCCTCTTCATCAGTGTTCAGCAACGCCGCCAGCTTCTTGAAAACCGAGGTCCGCACCAGGGGGGTGGCAAAGTATTTCACCTTGTGATCGCTTCTGACCAGGGTGGTCAGCCCGGCGAAATGATCATCATGGCAATGGGTATGGAAAATTCCCTTGACCTCATTCACCCCGATGCCCAGGGCCATGAGCGCGTAGGCCATGTTGGGACCGGCGTCGATCAGGTACACATCGCCCTGGTACATGAGTATGCTGGACATGCTGGGGCGGTTACTGTCCCAGCCATCCCCCTGACCGGAGTGGATGACCGCGAAATATTCCCTCTCGATTTTTTGAAACCCCAGCGGATAGGGGGAGCGATAGGTCTGGAACGGTCTCAGGTTGAGGTCCACGCTGACCGATTCGCCCTGGTACTCGATCTCAAAAACATTTGTCCGCAGCCGCTTGATAAAGACATCATTTCTGATCTCAACCAGACTCTCCTTGACAACAAGCCCGTCCAGCAACTCCCCGGTCTTCCTCAGGGCCCCGAAGGCAAACCTGAGTTTCATCCGCATCACCATCTTCGCCAGGTCCTGGTCGGCACCGGCGTCGAGCAGTTCCTGTTCGGAAACAAGCCCGTAATTCCCCCGATATATATATTCAAGCTGGGCGCTGATCTGCTTTTCCGCGCCGATCAGCAACGGCTTTACACCCCTGTTGTTGGGATGGTTGGGAATGATCATCCCCTGCCGGTACAGCATCTGCAGAACAGGAAATTCCGCCAGGTTGGAAAAACGGCCGTTCTGCAACATAAGGTCGGAGAGCAGGATGGCGTTCGGTCCGGTTTCAAACCGGCAGCCCTCTTTTTCAACCGGCATGATCAGGCCGCGCTGGATCAGATGCTTTACCGAGTCTTCCGGACAACCGCAGAGGATATAAAGGTCGGCCTCGGGAACGGCAACCCAGTAAATGCCCGGCGTAACTTCCAGTTTTATTATTCGCTCCATAACGATCATCCCCCTGTTTCAGGTTTCAGGTTTCAGGGTGCAGGGTGCAGGGTGCAGGGTGCAGGGTGTCCTCTCAGTCGGAGAACTCCTGCAGTTGGAAATCAATTGCCTCCACTTCCTCGGCAAACTCCTCCCCATACTCAAGGATCATGTCGTTGTCAGCATGGTATTTCCAGTTCACCACCACCCGGTGTCCCTGCCTGGCTGATTCTTCCAGCTTGTCGAACAGGTCCAGCAACACCCTTGACGAGCTGCTGTTGAAATATACCAGTTCAATGTTGACCTGTGTCGACCCGCTCCCCGCATCGGCAAGGTACTCATCCAGCCACGCAAAAAAGGGCGCATAAAATTCGGCCGCGTTTTCAGGATAGGCCTCACCCTTGATCGTAAGAACCCTGTTCGTTGACTCAAAGGATATCTCCGGGGTATTTTTGGTGGCTGCGATCATAATGTCTTTCATGATTTTCCGGTCTCCTCCTCCCGCACGACTCAAATCCGGTCGATGTTTTTGTTGCGCTGACCCCTAGATCACGGTCTTTAAGGAAAAAAACGACGCCGACTCCCGGACCGGGGTGAAATCGAACAGGATCGGCGTACTGGCCCTTCTCGCCAGCTCAATAATCCCAAGTCCGGCTCCCCTGCTGTCCCGGTCCGGCGTCCTGCGGCGTTGCTCCTTAACGTATTTTTTAAGTTCATGTTTATTCATCTTCTGTAACATCGACAGCTTGTCGCGCAGACGATCGATCTTGCTGTTGTCGATCAAGTTGCCGCCAACCACGTAATAATGGCCCTCTTCGTGGCCGACTATAACCACTCCCCGTCTCATTTCCTTGTCATCGTTGCCGGAACCAGTGCCGACAACAACCTCAAAGGAGTAGTACAAAATATTCTGGAGTTGTTCGACCACTGCGGCAAACACCTTCAGCCGGGTTGATGATTCAACCTCGTCGATCTGCATTTTATGCCTGACGATATCTGCAATTTCGACAACAAGATCGTGTGAGATCAAACCGTTATAGTATAAGATAATCCCTTCACGGTCAAACGCGCTCTTCAACGTCACCAGGTTATCAACCATCATTTATCACCTCAGGTTATCTGTTCCGGCTCCATCGTGCCGCCCGTGGGTCGGGTCACTGTCCATTGCGCAACGGCGCAAGGCCGATAAAGGAAACATCGTCTCTTCTATCCTCATCATTCTGGTACTCGGTGAACGCCGTCAGCAGGAGTTCCCGTTGCCGGTTTAACGGCAGTTGCCAGTTGCGCAGGAGAACATCAAAAAGGCGCCGCTTGCCAAAGGGCAACCGCCTTTGCCCGCCGACCTGGTCGGTCACCCCGTCGGTGCCCAGGTAATAGACCGCCCCGGTCTCCAGCGAAATCCGGTGATTCGTAAACCTGAAATCAGGATCCGAACGGATGTAGCCGAGGCTCTGCTTGTCCCCCCTGATCTCATGAATTTCGGAATCAACGATATACCACAGGGGGATTTTGGCGCCAGCAAAGGTCAGGGTCCGGTTTTCGGTGTTGACAAAACAGATGCCCGCATCAAGGCCGTCGTCGGAAGAAAGGGAGTCCGCCTCCCCCTGGTTCAAGGAATTTTTGACAACAGTGTTCAAAACGCCGAGCAGCCCGGCGGGATCAGCCGGATCGTTTTCCTTGAGAATGGTTTTACAGGTGGAGCCGACAATCATGGTCACAAAGGCCCCGGGAACTCCATGGCCGGTGCAGTCCATCACCGCAACCAGATACCCGTTGGCAAACCTTTCAAACATGAAGATATCGCCCCCGACAATGTCCCTGGGCTGCCAGATGATGAAATTATCCAGGTAACGACACATCTCCACGGTATTGGGCAGCAAAGACTGCTGGATCTTCTCGGCATAGCGGATGCTTTCAAGGATCTTCTTATTGGCGAGATCCAGTTCATCAAAATTCTCCTGGAGTTGCGCTGTCTTCTCAATGACTTTCTCCTCCAGGGTTTCATTGAGATTTTTCAAGGCCGATATCTGGGCCATGATCTTGTCGCCCATCCCGGCAAGCACGTCGGTCACCTGGCGAAACTCGGTAAACCGCACCCTCTGTTGCGGCGCCTCGTAATTCCCCTCGGCATAGGAGCCGACAATCCGGCCGAGGGACTGGATGGGGGAGGCCAGCCAGCGGGCAACAGCATAGGAAATAATCAGCAGAACAATGCCCCCGGCCACGAGAAAGGCCACCAGCGTCATTATGGTTCTATTGACCGCGGCAAAACGTACCGCGTGGGGTTCGGCGACCCGGAGCAGATATTCGAGTCGCTGGTTGTTGCCCGAATCACCGATGAGCAAAGGGGTCTCACTGGATATCTCCCTGGCCCTTGGCAAAGAATCAGCCACCCGGTCCCCGGCGAGCATGGTGTCCCTGCCCTTGAGGATGTCAATGGACACTGAACCTCCGGCGTTACCCGCGGCAAAATCGGCAAGCCCGGCAACCGGAATAATCGCCGCCAGGGCCCCTCGGTTCTCGCCCGCCGCATCTATCAACGGCACCAGCAGCGCCAGCCCGTACGGGCTTTGCACCCGGTCGGCGGAGACATCAGCGGGTCCGGCCGTTGCCTTGATGTTCCGCTCCAGGAAGCGGCGGCCCTTAAACTCAACAAAAAAGAACGGGGGCTCGCCGTATTCGAATTTCCGGGCCAGCAGCGCCTTGATATCCGTCTTGATCGGAGCAGGGGCAATGGAGGCCATGGACTCGGGAACGGCCTCGATCACGTTCCCGTCACCACCCAGCAGATAGATCGCCGAGACCAGCGGGGTATCGGCAATGAACTGCTGCATGAACTCCACGGCCCGGTAGCTGGCCGAGGTCCGGATGCCGAAGGGCGATTTGGCGGTGGCCAGAACCACGTCTGGGTTTGCGCCGATATCGAGAATCCGGGAGGTGGCCAGATCGAGTTTATGGTTAATATCGCTGGCAACGCTCTTTACCAGCAGGTTCAGTTCATTGTAGGCCCCGTTGCTGGTCAGGGTGTATATTTCCTTGACCAGGATCGCGGCCAGGAGGGTCACCGGCACCACGGCGGACAACAGGATAATGAGCATCAATGTTCCGCGGAAACTCCTTAACATACGGTCTCCTGAACCGCGTTCCCCGCAAGGACCGTCGCAGGGAATCGGGAACTACTGTGCCTTACAGGTAAGCGGGTCTGCCGGGCCGCCGGCGACCCCACCGGGCGCCGGGGTGGAGTGGACCTCTCCTTGATCGGCGGGTTTATATCCATAAAAACAACTAACCGTAGGAAAAGGTCAGCGACCGGGCCAGACCGTACCCTTCCTCACCGATCTTGTTCCACCAGATGGACTGTTTACGGAACGCGTTATATGAGTCATATACCCTTTTGGACAGCCCGTCGTACCGGGATACCTCCTCAACAACTTCCCGGCTCATATTGCCCAGGGATGCCAGGACCTTGTCCGGAAAACGTTTCAACTGGACCTTGTGTTTGGTGACCAGCGTCACCAGGGCCTGGTTGTTATTACTGGCATAATCGGCCAGCATGTCGTTGTAGGCGGCCTTCATCGCATGACTGACAATGGCCTGCAGGTCCAGGGGCAACGCCTCGTATGCCTTTTTATTGACCATGCACTCGATCACGGTGGCCGGTTCATGCCAGCCCGGCCAGTAATAGTATTTAGCGACCTCGTAGAAGCCGGCGGCCAGGTCGTTGTAGGGGCCCACCCACTCGGTGGCGTCAATCCCGCCCGACTTAAGGGCCGCATATATCTTGCCGCCGGGCAGGTTGATCGTCTCGGCTCCGATCCTGGACAGCACCTCACCGCCCAGGCCGGGAATCCTCATTTTCAACCCCTTGAAATCATCCACCCCGGCAACGAGCTTATTGAACCAGCCGCCCATCTGCACGGCGGTGTTGCCGGCGGCAAATCCCTTGAGGTTGAACCGGGCATAGAGTTCGTCCCACAACTCCTGGCCGCCGCCATAGTTCAGCCAGCCGCTGGTCTCCTGGGCATTGAGCCCAAAGGGCACGGTACAGAAGAACTGGACCGCGGGGTGTTTTTTCTTCCAGTAATAGGGGGCGGAATGTCCCATTTCAGCCCGGCCGGCGGACACCGTGTCAAAGACGTCCAGGGCCCCCACCAGTTCACCGGCGCTGTATACCG comes from the Desulfobacterales bacterium genome and includes:
- a CDS encoding cyclic nucleotide-binding domain-containing protein encodes the protein MERIIKLEVTPGIYWVAVPEADLYILCGCPEDSVKHLIQRGLIMPVEKEGCRFETGPNAILLSDLMLQNGRFSNLAEFPVLQMLYRQGMIIPNHPNNRGVKPLLIGAEKQISAQLEYIYRGNYGLVSEQELLDAGADQDLAKMVMRMKLRFAFGALRKTGELLDGLVVKESLVEIRNDVFIKRLRTNVFEIEYQGESVSVDLNLRPFQTYRSPYPLGFQKIEREYFAVIHSGQGDGWDSNRPSMSSILMYQGDVYLIDAGPNMAYALMALGIGVNEVKGIFHTHCHDDHFAGLTTLVRSDHKVKYFATPLVRTSVFKKLAALLNTDEEDFYTYFDVHDLELGVWNNINGLEVRPVLSPHPVETTVMFFRTFWDGAYLTYAHLADIISLQVLEGMIAKEPTEPGVTREFFETVKEECLHPVALKKIDIGAGMIHGTTEDFKEDPSDRIILAHTAVPLTTRQKEIGSSAPFGTVDVLVPDYSNTIRSIASNFLRAYFDKVPVHNLTKLLNNRIVEYNPGSIILRRGEVNKDIFLLLSGNAEMINEEEGIYSILSAGGLIGEYSGLHGFRTNATYRSISYIQALLLPVGSYAQFVKENRMYRQIERLHENRQFLQKTWLFGESISPPVQGTIAEKMELSNYYHSGEPLEKIDPSAIYLIKNGALARTAAGRIRETLRSGDFFGEESAFFNEKTDDRMVVAEPASVYEVPFAVLKDIPVVLWKLLETYERRKKIV
- a CDS encoding DUF1987 domain-containing protein, giving the protein MKDIMIAATKNTPEISFESTNRVLTIKGEAYPENAAEFYAPFFAWLDEYLADAGSGSTQVNIELVYFNSSSSRVLLDLFDKLEESARQGHRVVVNWKYHADNDMILEYGEEFAEEVEAIDFQLQEFSD
- a CDS encoding SiaB family protein kinase; translated protein: MVDNLVTLKSAFDREGIILYYNGLISHDLVVEIADIVRHKMQIDEVESSTRLKVFAAVVEQLQNILYYSFEVVVGTGSGNDDKEMRRGVVIVGHEEGHYYVVGGNLIDNSKIDRLRDKLSMLQKMNKHELKKYVKEQRRRTPDRDSRGAGLGIIELARRASTPILFDFTPVRESASFFSLKTVI
- a CDS encoding SpoIIE family protein phosphatase, with the protein product MLRSFRGTLMLIILLSAVVPVTLLAAILVKEIYTLTSNGAYNELNLLVKSVASDINHKLDLATSRILDIGANPDVVLATAKSPFGIRTSASYRAVEFMQQFIADTPLVSAIYLLGGDGNVIEAVPESMASIAPAPIKTDIKALLARKFEYGEPPFFFVEFKGRRFLERNIKATAGPADVSADRVQSPYGLALLVPLIDAAGENRGALAAIIPVAGLADFAAGNAGGSVSIDILKGRDTMLAGDRVADSLPRAREISSETPLLIGDSGNNQRLEYLLRVAEPHAVRFAAVNRTIMTLVAFLVAGGIVLLIISYAVARWLASPIQSLGRIVGSYAEGNYEAPQQRVRFTEFRQVTDVLAGMGDKIMAQISALKNLNETLEEKVIEKTAQLQENFDELDLANKKILESIRYAEKIQQSLLPNTVEMCRYLDNFIIWQPRDIVGGDIFMFERFANGYLVAVMDCTGHGVPGAFVTMIVGSTCKTILKENDPADPAGLLGVLNTVVKNSLNQGEADSLSSDDGLDAGICFVNTENRTLTFAGAKIPLWYIVDSEIHEIRGDKQSLGYIRSDPDFRFTNHRISLETGAVYYLGTDGVTDQVGGQRRLPFGKRRLFDVLLRNWQLPLNRQRELLLTAFTEYQNDEDRRDDVSFIGLAPLRNGQ
- a CDS encoding TRAP transporter substrate-binding protein, with product MDRRDFIKKVGAGAAALGLAAAVDGPPAVHARQRYEWKMVTSWPKNFPGLGAGPFYVARAIEAMSNGRIKITVYSAGELVGALDVFDTVSAGRAEMGHSAPYYWKKKHPAVQFFCTVPFGLNAQETSGWLNYGGGQELWDELYARFNLKGFAAGNTAVQMGGWFNKLVAGVDDFKGLKMRIPGLGGEVLSRIGAETINLPGGKIYAALKSGGIDATEWVGPYNDLAAGFYEVAKYYYWPGWHEPATVIECMVNKKAYEALPLDLQAIVSHAMKAAYNDMLADYASNNNQALVTLVTKHKVQLKRFPDKVLASLGNMSREVVEEVSRYDGLSKRVYDSYNAFRKQSIWWNKIGEEGYGLARSLTFSYG